In Curtobacterium sp. MCPF17_002, one genomic interval encodes:
- a CDS encoding excisionase family DNA-binding protein, whose translation MRPTTTMQDVRVDEVARAEANELLDRAGDRQVDSIAVRFDDGSTVELPRRLARFVSEVLESMAAGAGVATSVLPSEMTTTVAADVIGISRPTLMKMIQNDEISAHRVGTHHRLRRADVLSARTARAERRAAAASELLRAGEAFD comes from the coding sequence ATGCGCCCGACCACCACGATGCAGGACGTCCGGGTCGACGAGGTCGCTCGAGCAGAGGCGAACGAACTCCTCGACCGCGCCGGGGATCGCCAGGTCGACTCGATCGCCGTGCGGTTCGACGACGGGTCCACCGTCGAGCTCCCCCGACGACTCGCACGCTTCGTCTCCGAGGTGCTCGAGAGCATGGCCGCCGGCGCTGGCGTGGCGACGAGCGTGCTCCCGTCGGAGATGACGACGACGGTCGCGGCCGACGTGATCGGCATCTCTCGCCCGACCCTCATGAAGATGATCCAGAACGACGAGATCAGCGCCCATCGCGTGGGCACCCACCACCGACTCCGGCGTGCGGACGTCCTGTCCGCGCGGACGGCGCGCGCCGAACGCCGTGCAGCCGCCGCCTCGGAGCTCCTCCGCGCTGGTGAGGCCTTCGACTGA
- a CDS encoding PIN domain-containing protein: MHQRVFVDANVFCSRTLRDWTCLLRMQTDGMFQLHTSEDVLAEALRTLRRLRPDRSGGAVTRLRSAILASIDELVGEFDATIGYEGSDPDDRHVHAAAVACGAHVLLTEDRGLEAQTRAPYEVHRCDEFFTLVDDSAPWAVRDVVRRQVAYWAGRPQAERRGLARALREAGCPTFAERVERHLRFLAG; the protein is encoded by the coding sequence ATGCATCAGCGGGTGTTCGTCGACGCGAACGTGTTCTGCAGCAGGACCTTGCGCGACTGGACCTGCCTCCTGCGCATGCAGACGGACGGGATGTTCCAGCTGCACACGAGCGAGGACGTCCTCGCCGAGGCATTGCGCACACTCCGACGACTGCGTCCCGACCGGTCGGGCGGCGCAGTGACACGTCTCCGCTCGGCGATCCTCGCTTCGATCGACGAACTCGTCGGCGAGTTCGACGCGACGATCGGGTACGAGGGAAGCGATCCGGACGACCGTCACGTCCACGCCGCTGCGGTCGCTTGCGGTGCGCATGTGCTCCTGACCGAGGACCGAGGACTCGAAGCACAGACGCGAGCGCCCTACGAGGTGCATCGTTGTGACGAGTTCTTCACGCTGGTCGACGACTCGGCTCCGTGGGCGGTGCGAGACGTCGTCCGTCGACAGGTGGCCTACTGGGCCGGTCGGCCTCAGGCGGAGCGCCGAGGGCTCGCCCGGGCACTCCGCGAAGCGGGCTGCCCGACGTTCGCGGAGCGCGTCGAACGGCACCTCCGGTTCCTCGCCGGATGA
- a CDS encoding fructosamine kinase family protein, whose protein sequence is MAETHQKTFTDPHEAAAEAAGLAWLADAEPTGGTRIARVLGRPSATVLDLERIDDGSPTAAQVERFGRSLAHTHAAGADGWGTPSPGFPTDGVLRMGRSGTPFVAAAEAPATWGEFFAEYRIRDFVRRIVDRGGPDHGFGPDEVALFERVADRVQDGTLGSPQPALVGDRPARLHGDLWAGNVLWPGDHSEPTGAVLIDANPHGGHAETDLALLALFGLPRLETVLSGYDAESRLADGWQERVELHQLAPLLLHVFLFGGSYRGAAVRAARRYA, encoded by the coding sequence ATGGCCGAGACGCACCAGAAGACCTTCACGGACCCGCACGAGGCCGCCGCCGAGGCAGCCGGGCTGGCCTGGCTCGCCGACGCCGAGCCGACCGGCGGCACCCGGATCGCGCGGGTCCTCGGGCGCCCGAGCGCGACGGTGCTCGACCTCGAACGCATCGACGACGGGTCACCGACGGCGGCGCAGGTCGAACGGTTCGGGCGGTCCCTGGCGCACACCCACGCCGCCGGTGCGGACGGTTGGGGAACACCGTCGCCGGGCTTCCCGACGGACGGCGTGCTGCGGATGGGGCGCTCGGGCACGCCGTTCGTCGCCGCGGCGGAGGCACCGGCCACCTGGGGCGAGTTCTTCGCCGAGTACCGCATCCGTGACTTCGTCCGCCGGATCGTCGACCGCGGCGGTCCCGACCACGGCTTCGGTCCTGACGAGGTCGCGCTGTTCGAGCGGGTGGCCGACCGCGTGCAGGACGGGACGCTCGGGTCGCCGCAGCCCGCGCTCGTCGGGGATCGGCCGGCCCGGCTGCACGGGGACCTCTGGGCGGGGAACGTGCTCTGGCCCGGTGACCACTCCGAGCCGACGGGCGCCGTGCTCATCGACGCGAACCCGCACGGCGGCCACGCCGAGACCGATCTGGCACTCCTGGCGCTGTTCGGGCTCCCTCGGCTCGAGACCGTCCTCAGCGGCTACGACGCGGAGTCCCGCCTGGCCGACGGCTGGCAGGAGCGGGTCGAACTGCACCAGCTCGCACCGCTGCTCCTGCACGTGTTCCTGTTCGGCGGGTCGTACCGGGGCGCCGCCGTCCGGGCCGCGCGCCGGTACGCCTGA
- a CDS encoding glycosyltransferase family 39 protein, with protein sequence MTTYPIPVTDRPGRAHSDARDRRRKPLARLFLGEREDARWLRPAFWALLVVTAVVYLWDLSVSGYANSFYAAAVQAGTKSWEAFFFGSLDSSNFITVDKPPASLWVMVLSARLFGFSSSSLLLPQALMAVGSVALVWGTVRRTLTRLGSTTANVGALLAGFVVAATPAAALMFRFDNPDALLVFLMTAGAYCTVRALPTGSWKWIALAGVALGFAFLTKMLQGLLVLPAFGLVYLFAARTGWGKRVIGLLIAAGSLVVAAGWWVVAVALWPAASRPYIGGSTNNTVLDLVFGYNGLGRIFGGTGNGGGGTTGGTAGSSFGGSTGLDRLFSSEMGLEISWLLPAALVALVLGLVVVGRRHLADPARAGLVLWGGWLLVTGLVFSYMSGTIHPYYTVALAPAIAGLVGTGGALLWHTRERFTGRIGLAAMVGITAFWGWCLLNENPTWLPWLRWVMLFGGLLSAAVIVIGSVPELRKLVTVGVLAGTLFGLIGTTAYAFATTTVAHSGSIPSVGPAGSSSGGTGTGGTGGGPGGAGGPGGTPPSGATSDSGDAPEIPEGTTGEAPEGMTGGTDGGMGGEGTTTSSALQKLLEASDTKWAAAVNGSQSAAQLELDTDTAVMAIGGWSSDPTPTLAEFKASVAAGDIGYYIGSGSGGGMGGGSSTASAIQEWVAANYESTTVGGQTVYDLSSSK encoded by the coding sequence ATGACCACCTACCCGATCCCCGTGACCGATCGACCGGGCCGCGCGCACAGTGACGCGCGGGATCGGCGTCGAAAGCCCCTCGCCCGCCTGTTCCTCGGCGAACGCGAGGACGCCCGCTGGCTCCGCCCGGCGTTCTGGGCGCTCCTCGTCGTGACCGCCGTGGTCTACCTCTGGGACCTCAGCGTCTCCGGGTACGCCAACAGCTTCTACGCCGCGGCCGTGCAGGCCGGCACGAAGTCGTGGGAGGCGTTCTTCTTCGGCTCGCTCGACTCGTCGAACTTCATCACGGTGGACAAGCCCCCGGCGTCGCTCTGGGTGATGGTGTTGTCCGCGCGGCTGTTCGGCTTCTCGAGCTCCAGCCTGCTGCTCCCCCAGGCACTCATGGCCGTCGGGTCGGTCGCCCTGGTGTGGGGAACGGTGCGGCGCACCCTGACCCGCCTCGGCTCGACGACCGCGAACGTCGGGGCGCTGCTCGCCGGCTTCGTCGTCGCGGCCACCCCGGCGGCAGCGCTGATGTTCCGGTTCGACAACCCGGACGCGCTGCTCGTGTTCCTCATGACCGCGGGTGCGTACTGCACGGTGCGGGCGCTCCCGACGGGCAGCTGGAAGTGGATCGCCCTCGCCGGCGTCGCCCTCGGCTTCGCCTTCCTGACGAAGATGCTCCAGGGACTGCTCGTGCTGCCGGCGTTCGGCCTCGTGTACCTCTTCGCCGCCCGCACCGGTTGGGGCAAGCGTGTGATCGGGCTGCTCATCGCTGCCGGTTCCCTCGTGGTCGCGGCCGGGTGGTGGGTCGTCGCCGTGGCGCTCTGGCCCGCGGCGTCCCGCCCCTACATCGGCGGCTCCACGAACAACACCGTGCTCGACCTCGTCTTCGGCTACAACGGTCTCGGCCGGATCTTCGGCGGCACGGGCAACGGCGGCGGCGGCACGACCGGCGGCACGGCGGGCTCGTCGTTCGGCGGTTCGACGGGCCTCGACCGCCTGTTCTCGTCCGAGATGGGCCTCGAGATCTCCTGGCTGCTGCCCGCGGCCCTCGTCGCCCTGGTGCTCGGTCTCGTCGTCGTCGGGCGTCGTCACCTGGCCGACCCCGCCCGGGCCGGGCTCGTGCTGTGGGGCGGCTGGCTCCTCGTCACCGGACTCGTCTTCTCGTACATGTCCGGCACGATCCACCCGTACTACACGGTCGCGCTGGCCCCGGCGATCGCCGGCCTGGTCGGCACCGGAGGTGCGCTCCTCTGGCACACACGCGAGCGCTTCACCGGTCGCATCGGCCTCGCCGCGATGGTCGGCATCACGGCCTTCTGGGGTTGGTGCCTCCTCAACGAGAACCCGACGTGGCTGCCGTGGCTCCGCTGGGTGATGCTGTTCGGCGGGCTGCTGTCCGCGGCGGTGATCGTGATCGGCAGCGTGCCGGAGCTCCGGAAGCTCGTGACGGTCGGTGTCCTCGCCGGCACCCTGTTCGGGCTCATCGGCACCACCGCCTACGCATTCGCCACGACGACCGTCGCGCACTCCGGGTCGATCCCGAGCGTCGGTCCGGCAGGCAGCAGCTCCGGTGGGACGGGTACCGGTGGCACCGGCGGTGGGCCTGGAGGCGCGGGGGGACCGGGTGGGACGCCCCCGTCCGGTGCGACCAGCGACAGCGGCGACGCCCCGGAGATCCCGGAGGGGACGACCGGCGAGGCCCCCGAGGGGATGACCGGTGGCACCGACGGCGGCATGGGAGGCGAGGGCACGACGACCTCGTCGGCGCTGCAGAAGCTGCTCGAGGCCTCCGACACGAAGTGGGCGGCCGCGGTCAACGGATCGCAGTCCGCCGCGCAGCTCGAACTCGACACCGACACGGCGGTGATGGCGATCGGCGGCTGGTCGAGCGACCCGACGCCGACACTCGCCGAGTTCAAGGCGTCCGTCGCGGCCGGGGACATCGGGTACTACATCGGCTCCGGCTCGGGCGGCGGCATGGGCGGCGGGTCCTCCACCGCCTCGGCGATCCAGGAGTGGGTCGCGGCGAACTACGAGTCGACGACTGTCGGCGGGCAGACCGTCTACGACCTGAGCAGCTCGAAGTGA
- a CDS encoding response regulator transcription factor, with the protein MAAQPLRRTDGSPVRALVVDDEHALADAVALAFEGDGWSVQAVHRGRDVLFAVREFQPDVIVLDVMLPDIDGFEVLERLRDARDDVRVLFLTARDAPEDRLAGLTGGGDDYLTKPFGIEELLVRARILARTSARVAATGGASETTVGDLRLDEEARSVSRDGVPIELTPTEYELLRHLARNANRVLSREQLLANVWGMDFGTSSNLVDMYVSYLRKKLDAGREPMLQTVRGAGYVLRPTT; encoded by the coding sequence ATGGCCGCGCAACCGCTGCGGCGCACCGACGGATCCCCCGTCCGCGCCCTCGTCGTCGATGACGAACACGCCCTCGCGGACGCCGTCGCCCTCGCGTTCGAGGGCGACGGCTGGTCCGTGCAGGCGGTGCACCGGGGCCGCGACGTGCTGTTCGCGGTGCGGGAGTTCCAGCCGGACGTGATCGTCCTCGACGTGATGCTGCCCGACATCGACGGGTTCGAGGTGCTCGAACGGCTGCGGGACGCCCGGGACGACGTGCGGGTGCTGTTCCTCACCGCGCGGGACGCCCCGGAGGACCGGCTCGCCGGGCTCACGGGCGGCGGCGACGACTACCTGACGAAGCCATTCGGGATCGAGGAGCTGCTGGTCCGGGCCCGCATCCTCGCGCGGACCTCGGCCCGGGTCGCCGCGACCGGCGGGGCGTCCGAGACGACGGTCGGCGACCTCCGGCTCGACGAGGAAGCCCGCTCGGTCAGCCGTGACGGCGTACCGATCGAGCTCACGCCGACCGAGTACGAGCTGCTGCGGCACCTCGCCCGGAACGCGAACCGGGTGCTGTCGCGGGAGCAGCTCCTCGCGAACGTCTGGGGGATGGACTTCGGCACGTCGTCGAACCTGGTGGACATGTACGTGTCGTACCTGCGGAAGAAGCTCGACGCCGGACGTGAGCCGATGCTGCAGACCGTGCGAGGCGCCGGATACGTGCTCCGGCCGACGACGTGA
- a CDS encoding HAMP domain-containing sensor histidine kinase — protein MSRPAGATRASRRSRVPSLRWRIVAAVALLLVATNVVVGAVTVVAFRGYLVDRLDAELATAANRTIGGPDDGRPPPSSSGDDSERPDPDNAFIGAPGQAAGTVVAIFRDGELVLGGYTDSEGQQHGLTSAQRTALAAVDSDRDPVAVGLGKLGTYRAQAIGHDGDVFVTALPLGDLDAAIARLLLVIGIVTVVGLLVAAWALALLVRRSLRPLERVAAVASDVTALDLERGDPDIPGRVTPADLTANREVGQVGTALNRLLGHVARALTVRRDAESGMRTFVADASHELRTPIATVRAYAELTAASSDVDAMHRNVERIGREAVRMGDLVDELLLLARLDTAAMSSADAPPAVVAPVDLTSLVVEATMDARATAPGHRWTLQVRGDHPLVVPGDEAQLRRVVTNLLANARTHTPSGTAVVVSLQRVADGFVRFVVANDGPPIPAEALPVLFDRFTRGEASRSREHGTSGLGLAIVRAVVSAHGGSVRVASEPGRTAFTVDLPAAP, from the coding sequence GTGAGCCGACCGGCGGGGGCGACCCGCGCCTCCAGGCGGTCCCGCGTCCCCTCGCTCCGGTGGCGGATCGTGGCAGCCGTGGCGCTCCTGCTCGTCGCGACGAACGTCGTCGTCGGGGCCGTGACCGTCGTCGCGTTCCGGGGGTACCTGGTCGACCGTCTCGACGCCGAACTCGCGACGGCCGCGAACCGGACCATCGGCGGACCGGACGACGGACGACCACCGCCGTCCTCGTCCGGTGACGACAGCGAGCGTCCCGATCCCGACAACGCGTTCATCGGCGCTCCCGGCCAGGCGGCCGGCACCGTCGTCGCGATCTTCCGCGACGGCGAACTCGTCCTCGGTGGGTACACCGACAGCGAGGGACAGCAGCACGGCCTGACCTCCGCGCAGCGGACCGCCCTCGCCGCCGTGGACAGCGACCGCGACCCGGTCGCCGTCGGCCTCGGGAAGCTCGGCACGTACCGGGCGCAGGCGATCGGCCACGACGGCGACGTGTTCGTCACGGCGCTTCCCCTCGGCGACCTCGACGCCGCGATCGCACGGCTCCTGCTCGTCATCGGGATCGTCACGGTCGTGGGACTCCTCGTCGCGGCGTGGGCACTGGCACTGCTCGTCCGACGGTCCCTCCGCCCGCTCGAACGGGTCGCGGCGGTGGCGTCCGACGTCACCGCGCTCGACCTGGAGCGGGGTGACCCCGACATCCCGGGCCGCGTCACCCCTGCGGACCTCACCGCGAACCGCGAGGTCGGGCAGGTCGGCACCGCACTCAACCGGCTGCTCGGGCACGTCGCCCGCGCGCTCACCGTGCGCCGCGACGCCGAGTCGGGCATGCGCACCTTCGTCGCCGACGCCTCCCACGAGCTCCGGACGCCGATCGCGACCGTCCGGGCGTACGCCGAGTTGACCGCCGCCTCCTCGGACGTCGACGCGATGCACCGCAACGTCGAGCGGATCGGTCGCGAGGCCGTGCGCATGGGCGACCTCGTCGACGAACTCCTCCTGCTCGCCCGGCTCGACACGGCGGCGATGTCCTCCGCGGATGCGCCGCCGGCGGTGGTCGCGCCCGTCGACCTGACGTCGCTGGTGGTCGAGGCCACCATGGACGCCCGGGCCACCGCGCCGGGACACCGGTGGACGCTGCAGGTCCGGGGCGACCACCCGCTCGTCGTGCCGGGTGACGAGGCGCAGCTCCGACGGGTGGTGACGAACCTGCTCGCCAACGCGCGGACGCACACGCCCTCCGGCACAGCGGTCGTGGTGTCGCTGCAGCGGGTCGCTGACGGATTCGTCCGTTTCGTCGTGGCGAACGACGGGCCGCCGATCCCCGCCGAGGCGCTGCCGGTCCTGTTCGACCGGTTCACCCGCGGCGAGGCCTCACGGTCCCGGGAGCACGGCACGAGCGGGCTCGGCCTCGCGATCGTGCGCGCCGTGGTGTCCGCGCACGGCGGTTCGGTCCGCGTCGCGTCGGAGCCCGGGCGCACGGCGTTCACGGTCGATCTGCCCGCGGCCCCGTGA
- a CDS encoding bifunctional glycosyltransferase family 2/GtrA family protein, producing MTETNQTLDIDIVVPCHNEQDTLAAHVRRLHTFCRTSLHHTWRITIADNASTDDTARIADDLAAMLPNVHAVHLPEKGRGRALKAVWNASPATVLVYVDEDLSTDLAALEPLVAPLLSGHSDVAIGTRLAGSSRVVRGGKREFISRSYNLLLRTTMGVSFSDAQCGFKAVTREAAEHLLPLCEDDAWFFDTELLVLAEHAGLRIHEVPVDWVDDVNSSVHIASTATEDLKGMWRVSRGLATGRVPIGGVYDAIGRQPFSTPQVGILGQVLRFGAIGVASTVAFAVLYALFRPTIGAQTADFLALLVTAIGNTALNRRFTFGVRGRAGAGRHHVQGLVVFGIAWAITSGSLVVLHATTQNASHGAEIVVLTGANLVATLVRFVLFKAWVFRSRRRPELIRPGTTPAADASTAVTEPIPVEDRAA from the coding sequence ATGACGGAGACGAACCAGACCCTCGACATCGACATCGTCGTCCCATGCCACAACGAGCAGGACACGCTCGCCGCCCACGTCCGACGCCTGCACACGTTCTGCCGGACGTCACTGCACCACACGTGGCGGATCACGATCGCGGACAACGCCTCGACGGACGACACCGCCCGGATCGCGGACGACCTCGCCGCGATGCTCCCGAACGTGCACGCCGTGCACCTGCCCGAGAAGGGCCGAGGACGAGCGCTGAAAGCGGTGTGGAACGCTTCGCCGGCGACGGTCCTCGTGTACGTGGACGAGGACCTGTCGACGGACCTAGCCGCCCTCGAGCCGCTCGTCGCTCCCCTGCTGTCCGGGCACTCCGACGTCGCGATCGGCACCCGGCTCGCCGGCTCGTCGCGGGTGGTGCGCGGGGGGAAGCGCGAGTTCATCTCGCGCTCGTACAACCTGCTGCTCCGGACCACGATGGGGGTGTCGTTCTCGGACGCCCAGTGCGGGTTCAAGGCCGTCACCCGGGAAGCCGCGGAACACCTCCTGCCCCTCTGCGAGGACGACGCGTGGTTCTTCGACACCGAGCTGCTCGTGCTGGCCGAACACGCCGGGCTCCGCATCCACGAGGTCCCCGTGGACTGGGTGGACGACGTGAACTCGTCCGTGCACATCGCGTCGACCGCGACGGAGGACCTCAAGGGCATGTGGCGCGTCTCGCGGGGTCTCGCGACCGGACGGGTCCCGATCGGCGGTGTGTACGACGCGATCGGTCGGCAGCCGTTCTCCACGCCACAGGTCGGCATCCTCGGGCAGGTGCTGCGCTTCGGAGCGATCGGTGTGGCATCGACCGTCGCGTTCGCCGTGCTCTACGCGTTGTTCCGCCCGACGATCGGTGCGCAGACGGCGGACTTCCTCGCGCTCCTGGTGACCGCGATCGGCAACACGGCACTCAACCGGCGCTTCACCTTCGGGGTGCGGGGTCGTGCCGGAGCGGGCCGGCACCACGTGCAGGGGCTCGTCGTGTTCGGGATCGCGTGGGCGATCACGTCCGGGTCGCTCGTGGTGCTCCACGCGACGACCCAGAACGCCTCGCACGGTGCGGAGATCGTCGTACTGACGGGGGCGAACCTCGTCGCGACACTCGTGCGGTTCGTCCTGTTCAAGGCGTGGGTGTTCCGATCCCGTCGGCGTCCGGAGCTCATCCGCCCCGGGACGACCCCGGCGGCGGATGCGAGCACGGCGGTGACGGAGCCGATCCCCGTCGAGGACCGCGCGGCCTGA